The sequence below is a genomic window from Terriglobales bacterium.
CAGGAGCTGTCCGAACACTTTGCGGCGACTTCGGACGGCTCGGTTCATTGTTCCCGGAGTGTATAGGGCAACGAATAGGCAACTCAATCGGAACACGGAGGTGCAGATAGCGTTACCGTCATTAGACCACCGCTGTGTTCTACCATGGCTCGAAGCAGTCATAATTCCGTTGGCTGGCGATCTTCCCGTCTTTGAATTGAAAGAACATGGCGGAGTGGGCGCGCATCTGGGACCCCGCTGACAAGCCACCAAAGGCTAGTGCGAGTGTGCCGGTCCAGAGGACCTCGATCGACAATTTATCCCCGTCCACGATAGAACTCTTGATCTCATTGCTCTGATTCGATAGCAGCTTCCGCCCCTTCTCGAATGCTTCGGCCATCTTGGAAACCCCAGAGCGAATTCCGTTCGGATAGATTCGATTCGGAAGTTGTTCTAGAACGGCATCAGGAGAAAACAGATTGACGATGTAGGCGAAATCGCCGTTCTCAATCG
It includes:
- a CDS encoding nuclear transport factor 2 family protein, with the protein product MNPVTNLKKVEEYLKSIENGDFAYIVNLFSPDAVLEQLPNRIYPNGIRSGVSKMAEAFEKGRKLLSNQSNEIKSSIVDGDKLSIEVLWTGTLALAFGGLSAGSQMRAHSAMFFQFKDGKIASQRNYDCFEPW